From Corvus cornix cornix isolate S_Up_H32 chromosome 5, ASM73873v5, whole genome shotgun sequence, the proteins below share one genomic window:
- the OIP5 gene encoding protein Mis18-beta isoform X2, whose amino-acid sequence MAVRRQLRQLFQEPQVAGSIVVERAPAPASTAWIPPPPPSSSLPPSSSLPPSSSLPPASSLPPAPASPPRRQGPLPEECAVFHCRGCWTVLGDSLQLCGQEPPGLSVLICFKVTSDVTWEDSLLVGLEGALLGCDLAYLRGLFCFFKDSIICYLLKSQMIIEASKVNFPAVTLKEQMEKVKNKLVEFNGRIELVMKKLEKLEQNNYVTEWQNSSPDPDDLQAGYARVNAN is encoded by the exons ATGGCGGTGCGGCGGCAGCTGCGACAGCTGTTCCAGGAGCCGCAGGTCGCCGGGTCCATTGTGGTGGAGCGGGCGCCCGCCCCCGCCTCTACCGCCTGGatcccgccgccgccgccgtcgTCTTCCTTGCCGCCGTCGTCTTCCTTGCCGCCGTCGTCTTCCTTGCCGCCGGCGTCTTCCTTGCCGCCGGCACCGGCGTCGCCGCCGCGGCGGCAGGGTCCACTGCCGGAGGAGTGCGCCGTGTTCCACTGCCGCGGCTGCTGGACGGTGCTGGGGGACTCGCTGCAGCTGTGCGGGCAAGAGCCGCCGGGGCTCAGCGTCCTCATCTGCTTCA aAGTCACCAGCGATGTGACCTGGGAGGATTCTCTGTTGGTCGGCCTCGAGGGAGCCCTCCTGGGATG TGACCTGGCATATCTCCGGGgcttgttctgtttcttcaagGACAGCATCATCTG ttacCTCTTAAAAAGCCAAATGATTATAGAAGCTTCTAAAGtgaattttccagctgtgacCTTAAAAGAACAAATGGAGAAA gTGAAAAATAAGCTTGTGGAGTTCAATGGTCGCATAGAATTAGTGATGAAGAAGCTGGAGAAACTGgaacaaaataattatgtaaCAGAATGGCAAAACTCTTCACCAGATCCAGATGACCTACAGGCAGGATATGCAAGAGTTAATGCCAACTAA
- the OIP5 gene encoding protein Mis18-beta isoform X1, protein MAVRRQLRQLFQEPQVAGSIVVERAPAPASTAWIPPPPPSSSLPPSSSLPPSSSLPPASSLPPAPASPPRRQGPLPEECAVFHCRGCWTVLGDSLQLCGQEPPGLSVLICFKVTSDVTWEDSLLVGLEGALLGCAYYLLTCRSCGLTLGFILYSSGSDLAYLRGLFCFFKDSIICYLLKSQMIIEASKVNFPAVTLKEQMEKVKNKLVEFNGRIELVMKKLEKLEQNNYVTEWQNSSPDPDDLQAGYARVNAN, encoded by the exons ATGGCGGTGCGGCGGCAGCTGCGACAGCTGTTCCAGGAGCCGCAGGTCGCCGGGTCCATTGTGGTGGAGCGGGCGCCCGCCCCCGCCTCTACCGCCTGGatcccgccgccgccgccgtcgTCTTCCTTGCCGCCGTCGTCTTCCTTGCCGCCGTCGTCTTCCTTGCCGCCGGCGTCTTCCTTGCCGCCGGCACCGGCGTCGCCGCCGCGGCGGCAGGGTCCACTGCCGGAGGAGTGCGCCGTGTTCCACTGCCGCGGCTGCTGGACGGTGCTGGGGGACTCGCTGCAGCTGTGCGGGCAAGAGCCGCCGGGGCTCAGCGTCCTCATCTGCTTCA aAGTCACCAGCGATGTGACCTGGGAGGATTCTCTGTTGGTCGGCCTCGAGGGAGCCCTCCTGGGATG TGCTTATTATTTATTAACCTGTCGGTCATGTGGCTTGACCTTGGGCTTCATTCTTTATTCTTCTGGCAGTGACCTGGCATATCTCCGGGgcttgttctgtttcttcaagGACAGCATCATCTG ttacCTCTTAAAAAGCCAAATGATTATAGAAGCTTCTAAAGtgaattttccagctgtgacCTTAAAAGAACAAATGGAGAAA gTGAAAAATAAGCTTGTGGAGTTCAATGGTCGCATAGAATTAGTGATGAAGAAGCTGGAGAAACTGgaacaaaataattatgtaaCAGAATGGCAAAACTCTTCACCAGATCCAGATGACCTACAGGCAGGATATGCAAGAGTTAATGCCAACTAA